In Sparus aurata chromosome 5, fSpaAur1.1, whole genome shotgun sequence, the genomic window CCCGCCCCCCTCTGCCATTCAACATTCCTATTGATGGAGAAGTGATCGACCCCGCCTCTAGCTCCGCCCTTTTTATTCTGTTGACAACATGTTGCTGCATTTGTgactttttaaagtttattttgcGTTAACGTCTTTTATTCCCACGTTTCCGtcccaacatttttttaagtgtcatgaagaaaataaaacggAACGTTGCCTTGACGATGAAACGTGTGATTGTTGTCACATTTAATGTCAGACTTTCTGACGACACTTTGTTTTAGCATGTTGAAGATTTATAATTAGTATTGTACTAGAACCTGGACATTCTACTCACGTTCTATGGAAAATGATCATTTCATATCAAATACTtcacacacaatcacatcaCATCGCCTCAGTGCACTTTAGAATAAATCTGTGCCGTGATCAACCTCCTCACCCGGAGTGAGGAAACACTTTCCACACGCTTGTCATAAACTTAAACTTGACTGCAGTGTCTGTCCAGGTTTGGGCTTGTTGCTATAACAACAGTccataatacatttaaaaccagcGTCAAAGAAccaaaaatctgtcaaatcAACATTATCTGGATAAATCAGTGACGAGAACAAAAACCAGCTGTTGACTcattaaaggttcagtttgaCCCACTCAGGACGAAGCTGCAGCAGGTCCACATGAATCTGATGCTCACAGAGAAAGTGAACTTTGtcaatgaaacaaaatgtaactgaaatatTCCTGCTGAAACAGATCGATCTGTCCTCCCCACGCTGCGACGCACCTGAGGcgtccagcagagggcgctgtgCAGCTGTGCAGCTGACTCAGgacaaacatttcagtcaaactTAAACTTGTGATTGTTATTGATTCTGAACTCTGGACTGAAAGactgtttttaaaggaacagttcacagcAACCTCACTCATCCTCTCCTGATGAGATAATGATCAGacctcctgatgacatcattattAAATCAAACATTCTTCAGCTTTTCTTCACTAACGCGTCACACAGAAGCTGATCAATAAGGTTTTAATGACTGATCACAACATTaaactgatgtgtttcacatgctgctgattattttagttcatttttggatgttttaaactaatattctcacattattattattattattataactacACAGTGTATTTGACTGTAGTCAGACCAACAGAATGAGGAGCCAGCAGGCAGTTTGTCATGTGCACTCTTTATTATATAATACAAGTCTACATTCATACTGTTTATTGACTAAAATAACATTAATAGAGAAATATTGTAACTCTCGTCGAGGCCGCCGGACTCTCAGCGTCTCAGGTGTGATGTGACAGCCTGACGATCAGCTGAGCGGACGCTtgttagctaacacaagctaacagTAACAATCGGAGcctccaacatggctgccagagGTGATGATGTAACCTGAGCGTCGACCACGAGACGGTaatgaaacaacatttttctaCAAGCTGAGCCgagtttaaattaaatgtgtccaGACACTACAGAGTTTCTCATGAATCtgtcagcagctgctctctgccgtcctcctcttcttcccagAATGCCGTGTTGTCCTCTCGGCCTGTCTCTGGCGGGGCTGACACACACCTTGACCTTTGGCTTTTCCCGACTCCGCCCGGTTTACGGCGACACAGGTCAGCCCCGCCTCGCAGTCGCAGCGTCCCAGCTTCCTCCTCAGTTTGCTGGAGCCTCGCAGCAGACAGGCCTCGCCCTCCACCGGGATCCTCTGACACCGCTTACCGGTCAGGTACCGGACGCAGCACAGACCGGCAGCACAGTCGCCAGACCGCACGCAGCTCGCCATCTCTGgagctgcagacagaaacacagttaTTATCAGAGTGAACCCGGAGAGAACAGTTCAGCCAGAGATGAAAGTGTAGTCAGCGTCTGCTGGAGTCTCCTGAAGCCCTGAGaccctgaacctgaacctgaaccctgagacctgaacctgaacctgaacctgaagccctgagacctgaacctgaacctggacctgaacctgaacctgaacctgaaccctGAGACCTgagacctgaacctggacctgaaccctGAGACCTGAACCCTgagacctgaacctgaaccctgagacctgaacctgaacctgaacctgaaccctGAGACCTgagacctgaacctgaacctgaacctgagaCCTGAGACCTGAACCCTgagacctgaacctgaacctgaacctgaaccctGAGACCTgagacctgaacctgaacctgaaccctgagacctgaacctgaacctggaccctgagacctgaacctgaacctggacctgaacctgaacctgaacctgaaccctgagacctgaacctgaaccctgagacctgaacctgaaccctgaacctgaacctgagacctgaacctgaaccctGAGACCCTGAACCTGAACCCTgagacctgaacctgaaccctgagacctgaacctgaaccctgagacctgaacctgaaccctGAGACCCTGAGACCCTgagacctgaacctgaacctgaacctgaacctgaaccctgaacctgaacctggtGGGGCTCGTCTGGACTGAATGGATCAAATCCAAATGGACCAACATTTTACAGACGCTCTGTCACGATGTTAGCTTCAGGCCGCAGAGCGTCACCTGACGATGTCGTTACACAGTCTGACCACTACGTGAAAAACTGGCAGCCCGACGCTCCTCTGACGCACGGCGAGGAGTAACATCATGTCTTCGGGGTCTCGGGGCTTCTGGGAGCTCGAGGAGATGATGAATAGATTTACACTACTGGGTCAACTTCTCCTTTAAAGTATGAAATGTATAAGAACTGATGTTTTCACCTTTAGTCCTGTTGAAGCCGTCTGTGTTCATCTgcccgtctgtctctgtgtcctgctgtctgtctgcctgtctgtcctgtGAGGACAGACGCCTCTGAGCTCTGTTACTGCAGCCGCCAGTctgatagagacagacagacagacagacagacagacagatagatagatagacagatagatagatagatagatagatagatagatagacagatagatagatagatagacagatagacagatagatagacagatagatagatagatagatagatagacagatagatagatagatagacagatagacagatagatagacagatagatagatagatagatagatagaacaTTAAAATCTTTGACAGTTTatgaaatgattattatttatttaataatcattatttatacattcacaCGTTACTTgagtttttttcacattttcagaaatgaCATTTGCTTCTTCACGTGTATTTCTCATTTTACAAAtgaaagtgtcgatccccgagtgcgacctgacaggagGTCCACCATCACtgtcctgcctgtcaggtcgcactcggggatcgacactttctgtctgccatgacggcgacgtgccggagatccagctactaacatgagttgtt contains:
- the LOC115582215 gene encoding dickkopf-related protein 4: MWMWRSFLCVSLVCGLALDSNTIRSSKESTQQSAELPDRSNGEQAERPVRRRPETNSNSNRESTPACSTPDCTAPETGGCSNRAQRRLSSQDRQADRQQDTETDGQMNTDGFNRTKAPEMASCVRSGDCAAGLCCVRYLTGKRCQRIPVEGEACLLRGSSKLRRKLGRCDCEAGLTCVAVNRAESGKAKGQGVCQPRQRQAERTTRHSGKKRRTAESSC